The following proteins are encoded in a genomic region of Acidobacteriota bacterium:
- a CDS encoding 4Fe-4S dicluster domain-containing protein has product MARYAMVTDLRKCVACQACTVACSAEWAVPAGHARTHVRTTPLAGSFPNLTSSPVVGQCNQCDHPPCVEPCPSGATYQDAGGIVRVDTDVCIGCGFCVDACPYEARFINPRTKKVDKCDFCRPRIERGEVPACVATCTAHAKYFGDLEDRNSEVSRLVFRDGARRMETRTVAVGPNVFYLGRPEHLDLVLSSYPPRPPRLLTAGAAWTRLLKPLVLAMVGMTFAGQAVAFFTQLHKGEGDFEE; this is encoded by the coding sequence GTGGCCAGATACGCGATGGTGACGGACCTGCGCAAGTGCGTGGCCTGCCAGGCCTGCACGGTCGCGTGCAGCGCCGAGTGGGCCGTGCCCGCCGGGCATGCGCGGACGCACGTCCGGACGACGCCTCTCGCCGGCAGCTTCCCGAACCTGACCTCCAGCCCTGTCGTGGGCCAATGCAACCAGTGCGATCACCCTCCCTGCGTCGAGCCCTGCCCCTCGGGCGCGACGTATCAGGACGCCGGCGGCATCGTCCGCGTGGACACGGACGTCTGCATCGGTTGCGGCTTCTGCGTCGACGCCTGCCCCTACGAGGCGAGATTCATCAACCCGCGCACGAAGAAGGTCGACAAGTGCGACTTCTGCAGGCCGCGCATCGAGCGCGGTGAGGTGCCCGCGTGCGTCGCGACCTGCACGGCCCACGCGAAGTACTTTGGAGACCTCGAGGATCGCAACAGCGAGGTGTCCCGGCTCGTGTTCCGGGACGGGGCGCGCCGGATGGAGACCCGGACGGTCGCCGTCGGCCCGAACGTCTTCTATCTCGGGCGGCCGGAGCACCTCGACCTGGTCCTGAGCAGTTACCCGCCCCGGCCCCCTCGACTTCTCACCGCCGGCGCGGCGTGGACGAGGCTCCTGAAGCCGCTCGTGCTCGCCATGGTTGGGATGACGTTTGCGGGCCAGGCCGTGGCGTTCTTCACGCAGCTCCACAAGGGGGAGGGCGACTTTGAGGAGTGA
- a CDS encoding cytochrome b/b6 domain-containing protein, producing the protein MRSDAIPLAPVPLTADEAETMLQRQIKKHHVAIILLHWFNAATWILEVATGAALISSRLFRVAPDWYLAIVNGLFGTRGNLLRFHVALGLVWIGVFLVYGIFGFRTYLRGEVLKKEIALDRDDVRWLVVRALRILGRSDEALPLQGVYNAGQKLFSMVVYAMLPVVMVTGVIMAFRLFSPWVVGWAVVLHFGAVGAVVAGLVIHVYMGAVFPEEKPAFFSMFTGSVNELFAYNHHFKWWREMKTEQLAWDRQREPAAEIARPETPAGGEGDAQEPST; encoded by the coding sequence TTGAGGAGTGACGCCATTCCGCTCGCGCCGGTGCCGCTCACGGCCGACGAGGCCGAGACGATGCTCCAGCGCCAGATCAAGAAGCATCACGTCGCCATCATTCTCCTGCACTGGTTCAACGCGGCGACGTGGATCCTCGAAGTCGCGACCGGCGCCGCGCTCATCTCGTCGCGCCTCTTCCGCGTCGCCCCGGACTGGTACCTCGCGATCGTCAACGGGCTGTTCGGCACGCGGGGCAACCTTCTGCGCTTTCACGTCGCGCTCGGCCTCGTCTGGATCGGCGTCTTCCTCGTCTACGGAATCTTCGGCTTCCGCACGTATCTTCGCGGCGAGGTCCTGAAGAAGGAGATCGCCCTCGATCGCGACGACGTGCGCTGGCTCGTCGTCCGTGCGCTCCGGATCCTCGGACGCAGCGACGAAGCGCTCCCCCTCCAGGGGGTCTACAACGCCGGACAGAAGCTCTTCTCGATGGTGGTCTACGCGATGCTGCCGGTCGTGATGGTCACCGGCGTGATCATGGCCTTCAGGCTGTTCTCGCCGTGGGTCGTGGGCTGGGCGGTAGTTCTCCACTTCGGCGCCGTTGGGGCGGTCGTGGCCGGGCTCGTCATTCATGTGTACATGGGAGCGGTTTTCCCGGAAGAGAAGCCCGCCTTCTTCTCGATGTTCACCGGATCGGTAAACGAGCTCTTCGCCTACAACCATCACTTCAAGTGGTGGAGGGAGATGAAGACGGAGCAGCTGGCCTGGGATCGGCAGCGCGAGCCGGCGGCGGAGATCGCCAGACCGGAGACGCCTGCGGGAGGCGAGGGCGACGCGCAGGAACCCTCGACCTGA
- a CDS encoding sulfite exporter TauE/SafE family protein, with amino-acid sequence MSTETLVFLTAAVLVVAFLYSSVGHAGASGYIAVMSLFSLAPAEIKPTALVLNVLVASIATWQFWRAGHFSWRLFWPFAALSVPMAFVGGWVDLPAHAFKVLVGVVLLFSAFRFLFSGSAPDVVAEEPRPLVALPIGAGLGLLAGLTGTGGGIFLTPLLLFKRWARARSAAAVSALFILVNSVAGLLGNLGGARNVPSFAIVLAAAAVIGGTLGSYLGSRRFPPVAIRRSLALVLLIAGAKLIFTR; translated from the coding sequence ATGTCGACTGAAACACTCGTCTTCCTCACGGCTGCCGTTCTCGTCGTGGCGTTTCTCTATTCGTCCGTCGGGCACGCCGGCGCCTCCGGCTACATCGCCGTCATGTCCCTCTTCAGTCTCGCCCCCGCCGAGATCAAGCCCACGGCGCTCGTCCTCAACGTGCTCGTCGCGAGCATCGCCACGTGGCAGTTCTGGCGGGCGGGGCACTTCTCGTGGCGGCTGTTCTGGCCCTTCGCCGCGCTTTCCGTTCCCATGGCCTTCGTCGGCGGCTGGGTCGACCTGCCCGCTCACGCCTTCAAGGTGCTCGTCGGAGTCGTCCTGCTGTTCTCGGCCTTCCGCTTCCTTTTCTCCGGGTCGGCGCCCGACGTGGTCGCCGAGGAGCCGCGCCCTCTCGTCGCCCTCCCGATCGGCGCCGGGCTCGGGCTGCTGGCGGGTCTCACGGGGACGGGCGGCGGCATCTTCCTCACGCCCCTGCTTCTCTTCAAACGGTGGGCGCGCGCCAGGTCCGCGGCGGCCGTGTCCGCTCTCTTCATCCTCGTCAATTCCGTGGCCGGGCTGCTCGGAAACCTCGGGGGCGCACGGAACGTCCCTTCGTTCGCCATTGTCCTTGCAGCCGCCGCTGTGATCGGCGGGACGTTGGGCTCGTATCTCGGCAGTCGCCGCTTCCCGCCCGTCGCGATCCGGCGCAGCCTGGCGCTCGTCCTCCTGATCGCCGGCGCGAAGCTGATCTTCACGCGTTGA
- a CDS encoding DUF2892 domain-containing protein, translating to MKEFFKTNEGTADRILRIVAGIVMLSLTVVGPKTSWGFVGIPLLLTGLVGNCPLYSIFGLSTCPAKPSGPAAR from the coding sequence ATGAAAGAGTTCTTCAAGACCAACGAAGGTACCGCGGACCGCATCCTGAGGATCGTCGCGGGCATCGTGATGCTCTCGCTGACGGTGGTCGGACCGAAGACGAGCTGGGGCTTCGTCGGCATCCCGCTCCTCTTGACCGGACTCGTGGGCAACTGTCCGCTCTATTCCATCTTCGGTCTGAGCACGTGCCCGGCGAAACCCTCCGGGCCGGCCGCGCGATAA
- a CDS encoding class I SAM-dependent methyltransferase yields the protein MSLTADELDRRLAAFHTRKDAFVALGHDGARAAALVLDAAGALEGPVLDLGSGMGVMARELARRGHAVESVDVNAEEQEIAASLTAGTGLEARIAFTPADGAALPFADGAFASAVSFNVLHHLADGASVLREVLRVVRPGGILVLADFSSEGFDFATRVHAAEGRTHPEGPVTLDWARGFLAAAGMIETTSGEAHHERFATFRKPAEAARAAAPPAFEALDRAGLFKALDVFAKNWLAHDGSWFLAAEERFGMDTAMDLDAGAWRRFAAAEARRIMEAYAIPKDGGLDALARALSLRAYSFVNPSRIERDGAVLRFFMTSCRVQETRRRKGLPDFPCRPVGEVEFETFARTVDPRITTRCLHCPPDADSHGHCGWEFRLV from the coding sequence TTGAGCCTGACCGCTGACGAGCTCGACCGGCGTCTGGCGGCGTTCCACACACGGAAAGACGCATTCGTCGCCCTCGGGCACGACGGCGCCCGCGCGGCGGCTCTCGTTCTCGACGCGGCGGGCGCCCTCGAGGGGCCCGTCCTCGACCTCGGCTCGGGAATGGGCGTCATGGCGCGCGAGCTCGCGCGTCGCGGGCACGCCGTCGAGAGCGTCGACGTGAACGCCGAGGAGCAGGAGATCGCCGCGTCGCTGACGGCCGGGACGGGCCTCGAGGCCCGGATCGCCTTCACGCCCGCCGACGGCGCCGCCCTCCCCTTCGCCGACGGCGCCTTCGCCTCCGCCGTGTCGTTCAATGTCCTCCACCATCTCGCCGACGGCGCGTCCGTCCTGCGCGAGGTTCTCCGCGTCGTGCGGCCCGGCGGCATCCTCGTGCTTGCGGACTTTTCGTCCGAGGGCTTCGACTTCGCGACGCGCGTCCACGCGGCCGAGGGCCGCACGCATCCGGAAGGACCCGTCACCCTCGACTGGGCGCGCGGCTTCCTCGCGGCGGCCGGGATGATCGAGACGACCTCCGGCGAAGCCCATCACGAGCGATTCGCGACGTTTCGCAAGCCCGCGGAAGCGGCGCGTGCCGCCGCCCCGCCGGCGTTCGAGGCGCTCGATCGCGCCGGCCTCTTCAAGGCTCTCGACGTCTTCGCCAAGAACTGGCTCGCCCACGACGGAAGCTGGTTTCTCGCGGCCGAGGAGCGCTTCGGGATGGACACGGCGATGGACCTCGACGCGGGCGCGTGGCGCCGCTTCGCCGCGGCCGAGGCGCGGCGGATCATGGAGGCCTACGCGATCCCGAAGGACGGCGGCCTCGATGCTCTCGCGCGGGCGCTGTCCCTCCGTGCGTACAGCTTCGTGAACCCGAGCCGCATCGAACGGGACGGCGCCGTCCTGCGCTTCTTCATGACGTCCTGCCGCGTCCAGGAAACCCGCCGGCGCAAGGGCCTGCCGGACTTTCCGTGCCGGCCCGTCGGCGAGGTCGAGTTCGAGACGTTCGCACGCACGGTCGATCCGCGCATCACCACCCGTTGTCTTCACTGCCCCCCGGACGCAGACTCCCACGGGCACTGCGGATGGGAGTTTCGTCTCGTCTGA
- a CDS encoding HAMP domain-containing histidine kinase: protein MVNSPPDRRRALLLASPVVAALLLAAALVGVSLVAASSLRARDAAVRDGLLARAGHELEARLRNDGPEGAPLALSEFLGANATLVRGVEVVSFAGVAARAGETEGAAVEMPAMLGPGWRPTGAGPGAGPGPGAGYGPGRGPFTLRFFPARGAASSGGLAFALVLGSVVAGVGLVVLSLAAARGLAERERRERLEAERERLDAVALTGAGLAHRVRNPLAAIKGTAQLMADRPDQQVVERSRRIVEASARIEDLVSQILRFARPVEPQPQSLDLVALAREAAERAGVAVTVSGPPAVSAFADTGHAADVLDELLANARAHHPGGIFEIAAGRAGGTAWVEVRDRGPGLSVDPARAFDPYVTSRPGGTGLGLPTVRALARANGGEVTLEARAGGGCVARLTLPGERA from the coding sequence ATGGTCAACTCCCCTCCGGACCGCCGCCGCGCCCTCCTCCTCGCCTCGCCCGTCGTCGCGGCGCTGCTGCTCGCGGCCGCGCTCGTGGGCGTTTCGCTCGTCGCGGCGAGCTCGCTGCGGGCTCGGGACGCGGCCGTGCGCGACGGCCTCCTCGCCCGCGCCGGCCACGAGCTGGAGGCCCGGCTCCGGAACGACGGGCCCGAAGGGGCGCCGCTGGCCCTCTCGGAATTCCTCGGCGCGAACGCGACGCTCGTGAGGGGCGTGGAGGTCGTCTCCTTCGCCGGGGTGGCGGCGCGCGCAGGCGAGACGGAGGGTGCGGCCGTCGAGATGCCCGCGATGCTCGGGCCGGGCTGGCGCCCCACCGGCGCGGGCCCCGGCGCGGGCCCCGGTCCCGGGGCGGGATACGGGCCGGGTCGAGGCCCCTTCACGCTGCGCTTCTTCCCCGCGCGGGGCGCGGCGAGCTCGGGCGGCCTCGCCTTCGCGCTCGTCCTGGGGTCCGTCGTCGCGGGCGTCGGGCTCGTCGTCCTGTCCCTTGCGGCGGCGCGCGGGCTCGCCGAGCGCGAGCGCCGCGAGCGCCTCGAGGCCGAGCGCGAGCGGCTCGACGCCGTCGCCCTCACCGGCGCCGGCCTCGCGCACCGCGTCCGAAACCCGCTCGCCGCGATCAAGGGCACGGCGCAGCTCATGGCCGACCGTCCCGACCAGCAGGTCGTCGAGCGCTCGCGCCGCATCGTCGAGGCGAGCGCGCGGATCGAGGACCTCGTGTCGCAGATCCTGAGGTTCGCGCGGCCCGTCGAGCCTCAGCCCCAGAGCCTCGACCTCGTCGCCCTGGCGCGTGAGGCGGCGGAACGTGCGGGCGTCGCCGTGACGGTTTCCGGCCCGCCCGCGGTCAGCGCGTTCGCGGACACAGGCCACGCGGCCGACGTGCTCGACGAGCTCCTGGCGAACGCGCGGGCGCACCATCCCGGCGGGATCTTCGAAATCGCCGCCGGCAGAGCCGGCGGCACGGCCTGGGTCGAGGTGCGCGACCGCGGCCCCGGCCTCTCGGTGGATCCGGCACGCGCTTTCGACCCCTACGTCACGAGCCGGCCCGGCGGCACCGGACTCGGCCTTCCCACGGTGAGGGCGCTCGCCCGCGCGAACGGCGGAGAGGTGACGCTCGAGGCTCGCGCGGGCGGAGGCTGCGTGGCGCGGCTGACCCTTCCCGGAGAGCGGGCCTGA
- a CDS encoding sigma-54-dependent Fis family transcriptional regulator, producing MARILVADDDPSFRALLRDILEGDGHAVTEARDGEEALHFARREAFALVLTDRRMPARDGLALLKALRRELPAPPPVVVLTGFGTIPEAVEAVRLGAADYLTKPLDSPRALLAVVDRLLAPEPAAEEIVTGDARLREILALVDRVAAANVPVLVTGESGTGKELVARRLHTRSPRATGPFVAVNAASLPESLAESELFGHERGAFTGADRARAGRFEEASGGTLFLDEIGELAPALQAKLLRVLEDRNVRRLGSEKDVTVDVRLVAATNRDLAREVETGGFRRDLYFRLAVVLVALPPLRERPGDVALLARHFVASLAARHRLPEPELTPEALDALARHAWPGNVRELRNTLERAVVVRGGQPIREEDVRQSAASAASAAPALTLDEETREREAALAALRLSGGNRDDAARRLGISVRTLYYRLRRWGLN from the coding sequence ATGGCGCGCATCCTCGTCGCCGACGACGATCCGTCCTTCCGCGCCCTCCTGAGGGACATCCTCGAAGGGGATGGGCACGCGGTCACGGAGGCCCGCGACGGCGAGGAGGCGCTCCACTTCGCGCGCCGCGAGGCCTTCGCGCTCGTCCTGACGGACCGCCGGATGCCCGCCCGCGACGGCCTCGCGCTCCTGAAGGCGCTGCGCCGGGAGCTTCCGGCGCCGCCGCCCGTGGTCGTCCTGACGGGATTCGGGACGATTCCGGAAGCCGTCGAGGCCGTGCGCCTCGGCGCCGCTGACTACCTCACGAAACCGCTCGATTCTCCGCGCGCGCTCCTCGCGGTCGTCGACCGGCTGCTCGCTCCCGAGCCGGCCGCGGAGGAGATCGTCACCGGCGACGCGCGGCTGCGCGAGATCCTCGCGCTCGTCGACCGCGTCGCCGCGGCCAACGTGCCGGTGCTCGTGACGGGGGAGTCGGGCACGGGCAAGGAGCTCGTGGCGCGGCGGCTCCACACGCGCTCGCCCCGCGCGACCGGTCCGTTCGTCGCGGTCAACGCGGCGTCGCTGCCCGAGTCGCTCGCGGAGAGCGAGCTGTTCGGCCACGAGCGGGGGGCGTTCACGGGCGCGGACCGCGCGCGCGCGGGACGCTTCGAGGAGGCGAGCGGCGGGACGCTCTTCCTCGACGAGATCGGCGAGCTCGCGCCGGCCCTCCAGGCCAAGCTCCTGCGCGTCCTCGAGGACCGCAACGTGCGGCGCCTCGGAAGCGAGAAGGACGTGACCGTCGACGTCCGCCTCGTGGCGGCGACGAACCGCGACCTCGCCCGCGAGGTCGAGACGGGCGGCTTCCGGCGCGACCTCTACTTTCGACTTGCCGTCGTGCTTGTCGCGTTGCCGCCGCTCCGCGAGAGGCCCGGAGACGTCGCGCTCCTCGCCCGGCACTTCGTGGCGAGCCTCGCGGCGCGGCACCGGCTGCCGGAGCCGGAGCTCACGCCTGAAGCGCTCGACGCCCTCGCGCGGCACGCCTGGCCCGGCAACGTCCGCGAGCTGCGCAATACGCTCGAGCGCGCGGTCGTGGTGCGGGGCGGCCAGCCGATCCGGGAAGAGGACGTTCGGCAGTCCGCCGCGTCCGCCGCGTCCGCCGCGCCGGCGCTCACGCTCGACGAGGAGACGCGCGAGCGCGAGGCCGCTCTCGCGGCCCTGCGCCTGTCGGGCGGGAACCGCGACGACGCCGCCCGGCGGCTCGGAATCTCGGTCCGCACGCTCTATTACCGTCTTCGCCGCTGGGGCCTCAATTGA
- a CDS encoding thioredoxin family protein: MGSPFSKFVLLLGVLAALSTSLAAAEKKPTLLFFMNPAGRPCQTQDQILAEGRNKWEPRATLRYVRTDVPADRDVFYQYGVRSLPNLILVGADGKEITRYSPGIQPVDAVVAGIPGKSGR, from the coding sequence ATGGGTAGTCCGTTCTCGAAATTCGTGCTCCTGCTCGGCGTTCTGGCGGCCCTGTCGACGTCCCTCGCCGCCGCGGAGAAGAAGCCGACCCTCCTGTTCTTCATGAACCCGGCTGGCCGCCCGTGCCAGACGCAGGATCAGATCCTCGCCGAGGGCCGGAACAAGTGGGAGCCGCGTGCGACGCTCCGCTACGTCCGCACGGACGTTCCGGCCGACCGGGACGTCTTCTATCAGTACGGCGTTCGGTCTCTTCCCAACCTGATCCTGGTGGGCGCCGACGGCAAGGAGATCACCCGGTATTCCCCCGGCATCCAGCCCGTCGACGCGGTCGTTGCGGGCATCCCCGGCAAGTCGGGCCGCTGA
- a CDS encoding cytochrome c biogenesis protein CcdA has protein sequence MDTLAGFSLANAAFAVGAGLASTVSPCVLPVLPIVMAGRPGEHRLRPLAIVAGLMSTFFAMGILSSLFGAVVGPLLVRLEKPVAILIGVIGLLVLADVNPFKRLKVGIAPERKRGLWSGSVLGASLGLVWIPCVGPFLSAVLAMVAARARLGEGMALLGFYSVGFALPMLVAGYAAQAFREKTAFLRSRPVLVRVASGGLLVGLSVWILAKGLYGTPW, from the coding sequence GTGGACACGCTTGCCGGGTTCAGCCTGGCCAACGCCGCTTTCGCCGTCGGAGCCGGCCTCGCCAGCACCGTGTCCCCTTGTGTGCTGCCCGTGCTGCCCATCGTGATGGCCGGACGACCGGGAGAGCACCGGCTCCGGCCGCTGGCCATCGTGGCCGGGTTGATGTCCACGTTCTTCGCCATGGGAATCCTCTCGTCGCTCTTCGGCGCCGTGGTCGGGCCTCTGCTGGTGCGCCTGGAGAAGCCCGTCGCGATCCTCATCGGGGTCATCGGCCTGCTGGTGCTGGCCGACGTCAACCCTTTCAAGAGACTGAAGGTGGGGATTGCTCCGGAGCGAAAGCGGGGGCTCTGGTCGGGGTCCGTTCTCGGGGCCTCGCTCGGGCTCGTGTGGATCCCGTGCGTCGGTCCGTTCCTCAGCGCCGTCCTCGCCATGGTCGCGGCCCGCGCCCGACTGGGCGAGGGAATGGCTCTGCTGGGTTTCTACAGCGTCGGCTTTGCGCTCCCGATGCTGGTTGCGGGGTACGCCGCGCAGGCGTTTCGGGAGAAGACCGCCTTCCTGCGCTCGCGTCCGGTGCTGGTCCGGGTCGCGAGCGGAGGCCTGCTGGTCGGGCTCTCGGTCTGGATTCTCGCCAAGGGCCTCTACGGCACGCCCTGGTGA
- a CDS encoding PLP-dependent transferase — MTDVRKMHPATRIIHAGQHPDPATGAVSTPIYQTSTFAFKNADEGAARFQGRDPGFKYTRLGNPTVAALEECLAILEGGCGALGAATGMAAINTVYVALLEQGAHVVGTDSVYGPSRLVLENEYRRFGVASTWVDSSKPENVAAAMRPSTKMVYIETPANPTMKLTDIAACADIAHAAGALLVVDNTFASPVLQQPLALGADVVVHSLTKYINGHTDVVGGAIVAGSPALHDRLRKVHVAFGGTMDPHQAWLVLRGVKTLGLRMERAQANSLEVARFLEAHPGVAWVLHPGLPSHPQHALMLRQMSGPGAVFSFGVKGGLEAGKALIDSVQLATLAVSLGGVETLIEHPASMTHTGMPKKEREAAGITDDLVRISVGCEDVRDLIADLSQALVTAAAAVSVGA, encoded by the coding sequence ATGACCGACGTCCGAAAAATGCACCCCGCCACACGCATCATCCACGCGGGCCAGCACCCCGACCCCGCCACGGGCGCCGTCTCGACGCCGATCTACCAGACGTCCACGTTCGCGTTCAAGAACGCGGACGAGGGCGCGGCGCGCTTCCAGGGCCGCGACCCCGGCTTCAAGTACACGCGCCTCGGCAACCCGACGGTCGCGGCGCTCGAGGAGTGCCTCGCGATCCTCGAGGGCGGCTGCGGCGCGCTGGGCGCCGCGACCGGCATGGCCGCCATCAACACGGTGTACGTCGCTCTCCTCGAGCAGGGCGCGCACGTGGTGGGCACGGACTCCGTCTACGGGCCGTCCCGCCTCGTCCTCGAGAACGAGTACCGCCGGTTCGGCGTCGCCTCGACGTGGGTCGATTCGTCGAAGCCGGAGAACGTCGCCGCCGCGATGCGGCCCTCGACGAAGATGGTCTACATCGAGACGCCCGCGAACCCGACGATGAAGCTCACGGACATCGCGGCCTGCGCGGACATCGCACACGCGGCGGGCGCGCTCCTCGTCGTCGACAATACGTTCGCGTCCCCCGTCCTCCAGCAGCCGCTCGCGCTCGGGGCGGACGTCGTCGTCCACAGCCTCACGAAGTACATCAACGGGCACACGGACGTCGTGGGCGGCGCGATCGTCGCGGGCTCGCCCGCGCTCCACGACAGGCTCCGCAAGGTGCACGTCGCGTTCGGCGGAACGATGGACCCGCACCAGGCGTGGCTCGTTCTCCGGGGCGTCAAGACGCTCGGCCTCAGGATGGAGCGCGCGCAGGCGAACTCTCTCGAGGTCGCCCGCTTCCTCGAGGCGCACCCCGGCGTCGCGTGGGTGCTCCACCCGGGCCTCCCGAGCCACCCGCAGCACGCGCTCATGCTCCGGCAGATGTCCGGGCCCGGCGCGGTGTTCTCGTTCGGCGTCAAGGGCGGGCTCGAGGCGGGCAAGGCGCTGATCGACTCCGTGCAGCTCGCGACGCTCGCCGTGAGCCTCGGCGGCGTCGAGACGCTCATCGAGCACCCGGCCTCCATGACGCACACCGGGATGCCGAAGAAGGAGCGCGAGGCCGCCGGGATCACCGACGACCTCGTGAGGATCTCCGTGGGCTGCGAGGACGTCCGCGACCTGATCGCCGACCTTTCGCAGGCGCTCGTGACGGCGGCCGCTGCCGTCTCCGTGGGCGCCTGA
- a CDS encoding aminotransferase class V-fold PLP-dependent enzyme: MRNRVIGADAVMPGPSGELPLRYFDFIASGRFHRDVEDELNERVLPFMANTHTESSFTGHRMTELYEGALRKIGAYVGATPDDVVIPVGSGSTGAINRLIHVLGLRLPDQLDERFGLAARIPRDDRPVVFRSLMEHHSNDIAWRETIGDSVYVEFDAEGRISLEDLDRKLAAHAHRPWKIGTFSAASNVTGILNDVHGLARVLHRHGALAFFDFAAAGPYVDVDMHPAGDAAGALDAVFFSVHKFLGGPRTPGLLVAHRRLFTNRVPAEPGGGTVLYTSPWDHRYLGAIESRETGGTPPIVQTIQAGLAFDLKAAVGATRTERVEQDYLGRAIRAWRGRDDLAILGNLETRRLGVLSVIFQHVHHNLAARLLNDLFGIQVRAGCMCAGPYGHLLLHIDEEHSKTIRHRLDEGHLGEKPGWVRISLAPTVSEAEFQALLEGVDHVARRGRDLSEDYTQSDKTGEWAPRTAVPAHGKESK, encoded by the coding sequence TTGCGCAACCGGGTGATCGGCGCGGACGCCGTGATGCCGGGCCCCTCTGGCGAGCTTCCCCTCCGGTACTTCGACTTCATCGCCTCGGGCCGTTTCCACCGCGACGTCGAGGACGAGCTGAACGAGCGCGTCCTGCCGTTCATGGCGAACACGCACACGGAGAGCAGCTTCACGGGCCACCGGATGACGGAGCTCTACGAGGGCGCGCTCCGGAAGATCGGCGCGTACGTCGGCGCAACGCCCGATGACGTCGTGATCCCTGTCGGCTCGGGGTCTACCGGCGCGATCAACCGCCTCATCCACGTCCTCGGCCTCAGGCTCCCCGACCAGCTCGACGAGCGCTTCGGCCTCGCGGCCCGGATCCCCCGGGACGACCGTCCCGTCGTCTTCCGGTCGCTGATGGAGCACCACTCGAACGACATCGCGTGGCGCGAGACGATCGGCGACTCCGTCTACGTCGAGTTCGACGCCGAGGGACGCATCAGCCTCGAGGACCTCGACCGCAAGCTCGCGGCCCACGCGCACCGGCCCTGGAAGATCGGGACGTTCAGCGCGGCCTCGAACGTGACGGGAATCCTCAACGACGTCCACGGTCTCGCGCGCGTCCTCCATCGGCACGGCGCGCTCGCGTTCTTCGACTTCGCGGCCGCCGGCCCCTACGTGGACGTCGACATGCACCCGGCAGGCGATGCCGCGGGCGCGCTCGACGCCGTCTTCTTCTCCGTCCACAAGTTCCTGGGCGGCCCGCGCACGCCGGGCCTCCTCGTCGCGCACCGGCGCCTCTTCACGAACCGCGTGCCGGCCGAGCCGGGCGGCGGGACCGTCCTCTACACGTCCCCGTGGGACCACCGCTACCTCGGCGCGATCGAATCGCGCGAGACGGGCGGGACGCCCCCGATCGTCCAGACGATCCAGGCGGGCCTCGCGTTCGACCTCAAGGCGGCCGTCGGAGCCACGCGCACGGAGCGCGTCGAGCAGGACTATCTCGGCCGCGCGATCCGCGCCTGGCGCGGCCGCGACGACCTCGCCATCCTCGGCAATCTCGAGACGCGGCGCCTCGGTGTCCTCTCGGTGATCTTCCAACACGTCCACCACAACCTCGCCGCGCGCCTCCTGAACGACCTCTTCGGGATCCAGGTCCGCGCCGGCTGCATGTGCGCGGGCCCATACGGCCACCTCCTCCTCCACATCGACGAAGAACACTCGAAGACGATCCGCCACCGACTGGACGAAGGGCATCTCGGCGAGAAACCGGGATGGGTCCGCATCAGCCTCGCGCCCACCGTCAGCGAGGCCGAGTTCCAGGCTCTCCTCGAGGGCGTGGACCACGTCGCGCGGCGCGGGCGCGACCTCTCCGAGGACTACACCCAGAGCGACAAAACCGGCGAGTGGGCGCCCCGCACGGCCGTCCCCGCGCACGGAAAGGAATCGAAATGA
- a CDS encoding winged helix-turn-helix transcriptional regulator gives MAMHAHLPLTDAGCEEVAMRFRALSEPMRLKILRRLFRSEASVGEILEEVGGTQANVSKHLSVLHGSALVDRRKDGTRTVYRIADPTLLKICSIVCDGVERDARDKANAILGRPKRGGRR, from the coding sequence ATGGCGATGCACGCTCATCTCCCGCTCACGGACGCCGGCTGCGAAGAAGTCGCAATGCGCTTCCGGGCGCTCTCCGAGCCCATGCGCCTCAAGATCCTGAGGCGGCTGTTCCGGAGCGAGGCGTCCGTCGGCGAGATCCTCGAGGAAGTCGGCGGCACGCAGGCGAACGTCAGCAAGCACCTTTCGGTCCTGCACGGCTCGGCGCTCGTCGACCGCCGGAAGGACGGCACGCGCACCGTCTACCGCATCGCGGACCCCACCCTCCTGAAGATCTGCTCCATCGTCTGCGACGGCGTCGAACGCGACGCCCGCGACAAGGCAAACGCCATCCTCGGACGTCCGAAGCGAGGCGGCCGCCGCTGA